A single Branchiostoma floridae strain S238N-H82 chromosome 11, Bfl_VNyyK, whole genome shotgun sequence DNA region contains:
- the LOC118426263 gene encoding WSC domain-containing protein 2-like: protein MARLLTKLQRLYRRAIGNRRTLLLVLALGLCLCTYMTGHVHAPSRALRFGGGTIPSEGLVVRERLLKSGRDSNSAPQSDTAETRQSREGSDSLSGDVMAPARKETNPVPPTEGRESGVEGNGSTRRELPTGVKMIISGINVTALGCFNDRPGRTERALQDDFFADYRKMTVELCLRRCKDKSYEYAGLEYGAECYCGPEVHRDSDLVPMAECNTSCVADQTSTCGGKLRVFVYRLELPPSPHQRVLPRVKSSDDKKKSSVTPKDENFFRGCYPMAPDFDQAFSIPPLIDERQAPKKCLTHCFLHSFTFAVLYNTTVCQCADISEHFHLRDQVADDTCDHRCPDDRAKSCGSLTHFSAYRTLVEDIRCTKTVLLPTNSRPLTALVSFPGSGNTWVRHLIEKATGIYTGSFYNDGDLFNKGFIGEKENWLKRNTVAVKSHRFDRSHIDKFDSGILIIRNPYNAIVSEHNRKHGGHTGLARQTKYQSQEWVDFVTGKSQTWTNTAMNWIRYCSNLLIVYYEDLQRDVVGQIRRVLQFLDLPVSEERMFCLEANKEGKFKRHKHIDFDPYTPEMRASINLYIHTVALSLKLYNKTDLPEEYRPEL, encoded by the exons ATGGCCCGCTTGTTGACCAAACTGCAGCGCCTGTACAGACGGGCCATAGGGAACAGAAGAACGCTGTTGCTAGTTCTAGCGTtaggtttgtgtttgtgtacctACATGACCGGGCACGTTCACGCACCGAGTCGTGCGTTGAGATTCGGCGGCGGCACGATCCCCAGCGAAGGGCTGGTGGTACGCGAGAGGCTATTAAAGAGCGGCAGGGACTCCAACTCAGCGCCCCAGTCGGATACAGCTGAGACGAGGCAGTCGCGGGAGGGAAGTGACAGTCTATCGGGCGACGTGATGGCCCCCGCCCGGAAGGAGACGAACCCCGTCCCGCCGACAGAGGGCCGTGAGAGCGGGGTCGAGGGGAACGGGAGCACAAGAAGGGAACTCCCGACAGGGGTCAAAATGATCATCTCAGGAATTAACG TAACCGCTCTTGGCTGCTTCAATGACCGCCCCGGCCGCACGGAGAGAGCCTTGCAGGACGACTTCTTCGCGGACTACCGAAAGATGACAGTGGAACTGTGCCTTAGACGATGCAAAGACAA GTCATATGAGTACGCTGGGCTCGAGTACGGTGCCGAGTGCTACTGCGGTCCCGAGGTGCATCGCGACAGCGATCTCGTTCCCATGGCAGAATGCAACACGTCGTGCGTTGCTGACCAAACCTCGACGTGTGGCGGGAAACTCAGGGTCTTCGTTTATCGGTTGGAGCTTCCGCCGTCTCCACATCAGAGGGTTCTACCGAGAGTCAAATCGTCGGATGACAAAAAAA AGTCGTCCGTTACTCCTAAAGATGAAAACTTCTTCCGAGGGTGTTACCCGATGGCGCCGGACTTCGACCAGGCCTTCAGTATACCGCCACTGATCGACGAACGGCAAGCGCCTAAGAAATGTTTAACTCACTgcttcttacat AGCTTTACATTTGCCGTGCTGTACAACACGACCGTCTGCCAGTGCGCGGACATCAGCGAGCACTTCCACCTGAGGGACCAGGTTGCAGACGACACTTGTGACCACCGTTGCCCTGACGACCGCGCAAAGAGCTGTGGTAGCCTGACTCATTTCTCTGCCTACAGGACTCTAGTAGAAG ACATTCGATGTACGAAGACGGTCTTGTTGCCGACCAACAGTCGCCCGCTGACGGCCTTGGTGAGCTTCCCTGGTTCGGGTAACACCTGGGTCCGCCACCTGATTGAGAAGGCCACGGGGATCTACACGGGAAGCTTCTACAACGATGGGGACCTCTTCAACAAGG GGTTTATCGGTGAGAAGGAAAACTGGCTAAAAAGAAACACGGTTGCAGTGAAGAGTCACCGGTTTGACAGATCGCACATTGACAAGTTTGACAGCGGCATCTTGATCATCCGGAATCCCTACAACGCCATCGTGTCGGAGcacaacagaaaacatggcGGACATACGGGGCTGGCCAGACAGACCAAGTATCAGTCACAAG AATGGGTGGACTTTGTGACAGGGAAGTCGCAGACCTGGACGAACACCGCCATGAACTGGATCCGCTACTGCAGCAACCTCCTCATCGTGTACTACGAGGATCTTCAGCGGGACGTCGTCGGGCAAATCCGGCGGGTTCTGCAATTCCTGGACCTTCCCGTGTCCGAGGAAAGGATGTTTTGTCTCGAGGCGAACAAGGAAGGGAAGTTCAAAAGGCACAAACACATCGATTTCGATCCGTATACACCAGAGATGCGAGCGTCCATCAACCTGTACATTCACACCGTGGCGTTATCTCTCAAACTGTACAACAAAACAGACTTACCTGAGGAGTATCGCCCAGAACTATGA